A single Diachasmimorpha longicaudata isolate KC_UGA_2023 chromosome 10, iyDiaLong2, whole genome shotgun sequence DNA region contains:
- the LOC135167095 gene encoding uncharacterized protein LOC135167095 produces MNFVTWVCLVLCISQLSLQDVTAAPKKVQLCADLNVKYAIISDNPWLKGLTPNSHNWFDSIGYLKNISSNSSLQISYRVEYNDGTDFFLFKTINWKLKNWGITNFCDLPEGKNTIITTILWEMLGIPEGCPISKGEVKNTSHVHFPFKNECYLVADESGSPEFKIRITISDSEELISPMPLFSAELYSYGPIYTLSENNVKSQA; encoded by the exons ATGAACTTCGTGACGTGGGTATGCCTGGTACTATGTATCAGTCAGCTGTCCCTGCAGGATGTCACTGCAGCACCCAAG AAGGTTCAATTATGCGCTGACCTTAACGTAAAGTACGCTATAATAAGCGATAACCCTTGGTTAAAGGGCTTAACCCCAAACTCTCACAATTGGTTCGACAGTATTGGATACCTGAAGAACATATCAAGCAACAGTTCATTACAG ATCAGTTATCGAGTGGAGTACAATGATGGTAcggatttctttttatttaaaacaataaactGGAAACTCAAAAACTGGGGTATAACTAACTTCTGTGACTTACCAGAAGGAAAAAATACCATTATCACGACTATTCTATGGGAGATGCTAGGTATTCCCGAAGGATGTCCCATTTCCAAG ggagAAGTTAAAAATACGAGTCACGTTCACTTTCCCTTCAAAAACGAGTGCTATCTAGTCGCAGATGAGTCAGGATCTCCTGAATTTAAGATAAGAATCACCATATCTGATTCTGAAGAGCTCATATCACCAATGCCATTATTCAGTGCTGAACTCTATTCGTATGGTCCAATTTACACGTTGTCTGAGAATAATGTGAAGAGTCAAGCATAA